GAACTCGGTGAACTCCGCGATGCCACCGGAGTGCAGGAAGGTCTCCTCCCGCACCTCGTCGGTGCGCTCGTCGCGGATCACGATCTCGAGACCGGGCACGAGGAACGACGTCTGCCGGGACCTGGTGACCAGGTCGGTGTACGAGAACTCGGCCCCCTTGATGAAGATCTGCGGGTCGGCCCAGTAGCGGATCCGCGTGCCGGTGCGGGTCTTGGCGACCTTGCCGATCTTGGTCAGCGGGCCCTCAGGGGCGCCGCGGGTGAAGGCCATCGCCCAGGTCGCGCCACCCTTGTCGACCTCGACCTCCAGCCGCTCGGAGAGCGCGTTGACCACCGACGCGCCGACACCGTGCAGGCCGCCGGTCGCCACGTAGGAGCCGCCACCGAACTTGCCGCCGGCGTGCAGCTTGGTGAAGACGACCTCGACGCCGGTCAGGCCGGTCTTGCGCTCGGTGTCGACCGGGATGCCGCGCCCGTCGTCGTGCACCTCCACCGACCCGTCGGCGTGGAGCACGACGCGGATGTGGTGGCAGTGCCCGCCGAGCGCCTCGTCGACCGCGTTGTCGATGATCTCCCAGACGCAGTGCATCAACCCGCGGGTGTCGGTGGATCCGATGTACATGCCGGGACGCTTGCGCACCGCCTCCAGGCCCTCGAGCACGAGAAGGTTGCGGGCGTCGTACGTGCTGATGGGGTCCTCCTGCGGCGGTCCTGCGGGTCCGCCCAGCCTATCGGCGGCGGCAGAATTCACGGGGACGTGACACGCGGCGCCGAGCGCGCCTTCGCCGGTTTGGAGCCGCCCGCGAGTATGTATGGGATGTGTCACCTCCACCGGCGAGGAATAGCCCCCCGTGGTTGGATGTTGAACACGCCGAAAGGTTCGACCAGACCGAGGAAAGCAGGCCACCGTGACGACTCTCGCTGAACGCCCGGCCTTGACCGCCACCGACCGGTGTGACCGGTGCGGGGCCCAGGCCTACGTACGCGTCGAACTGACCGGCGGTGCAGAGCTGCTGTTCTGCGCCCACCACGCCCGAGCCCACGAGGACAAGCTGCGCGACGTCGCGGTGACGATCCACGACGAGTCCGGCAAGCTCGCGTCGACGCCCGCCACGGCTCACAACGACGAGATCTGAGCCGGCACCGAGATCTGAGACAGTACGACGAAGCCCCCGGACCGATGCGGTCCGGGGGCTTCGTCGTGCGGCGGGATGTGACTCAGTCCAGGTAGTCGCGCAGCACCTGCGAGCGCGACGGGTGACGCAGCTTGCTCATGGTCTTGGACTCGATCTGGCGGATCCGCTCACGGGTCACGCCGTAGACCTTGCCGATCTCGTCGAGCGTCTTGGGCTGGCCGTCGGTCAGGCCGAACCGCATCGACACCACGCCGGACTCGCGCTCGCTGAGGGTGTCGAGCACCGCGTGCAGCTGCTCCTGCAGCAGCGTGAACGACACCGCATCGGCGGGGACGATCGCCTCGGAGTCCTCGATCAAGTCGCCGAACTCGCTGTCGCCGTCCTCGCCGAGCGGCGTGTGGAGGCTGATCGGCTCGCGGCCGTACTTCTGGACCTCGACGACCTTCTCGGGCGTCATGTCGAGCTCCTTGGCGAGCTCGTCGGGGGTGGGCTCGCGACCCAGGTCCTGCAGCATCTGACGCTGCACCCGGGCGAGCTTGTTGATGACCTCGACCATGTGGACCGGGATACGGATCGTCCGTGCCTGGTCGGCCATGGCGCGCGTGATCGCCTGGCGGATCCACCACGTGGCGTAG
The Aeromicrobium marinum DSM 15272 genome window above contains:
- a CDS encoding DUF7455 domain-containing protein yields the protein MTTLAERPALTATDRCDRCGAQAYVRVELTGGAELLFCAHHARAHEDKLRDVAVTIHDESGKLASTPATAHNDEI